A window of Scylla paramamosain isolate STU-SP2022 chromosome 36, ASM3559412v1, whole genome shotgun sequence genomic DNA:
CGTCTCACCTCCTACCTGGCCGTCAGCACCGCCTCGCCGCCCTTCACCACCTTCAAGGGCGCCGTGGACATGTACCCGGAGTGGCAAGTTGGTATCATGAAGGGCACACCATTGAGGACTTTTAttgaggtgaggaggagagggcgtggagtgagagagagagagagagagagagtatgtgcgtgtgtatgtgtgtatgatatCACtgatgtcactactactactactactactactactactactacttaattaTCTTTTCACCAGGATGCTAAGGCCCCAATTTACAAACTCTTCTCGGCTCGCCTGGATGAAAACCCCCACTTACTCGtgaatacagaggaggagggggtgaagagGCTGCAGTCTGAGAAATTCGCCTTCTTCACGGACTCTCCAAACATGCGTTACGTGTTCATGGGAAGCTGTGCCCTCAAGGAGATCCCAATCAATCTATTCCCTAATTTTGGACGCTTGGGATACATGAAGAACCTCCCTTTTGCTGGCGTCTTTGATAtgcagtaagtagtagtagcagtagtggtagtagtagaagtagtagtagtagtagtagtagtagtagtagtagtagtagtagtagtagtagaagtagtagtagtagtagtagtagtagatgacctcgtaagaagaaagaaaggctcCTGCTGTTTGTCcttcgtttatttttcctttgttttcctttgtgatcCTTTTTCTACAGcctaacaatagtagtagtagcaatagtagtagtagtagtagtagcagaagtagtagtagaggaggagaaatgatagTAAAAGCTCTTTTTAATCCAAACAACCATTAAATTTCaaaaaggtctgctgctgtttgctctttatttgctcttcctttgtgttccttcatgACCTCCCTCCTTCTGCAGATTGACGAGGATGGACGACGGCGGAATCCTGGACAGACTCAGGCGACGCTGGCTTGGCAATGACACCCCGTGCGAGGAACCATCACCCTTCACTGAGCTGGACTTCACACACACCGTCACTGCCTTCGTCATTCTTCTGCTGGGTGCTGTCTCCGCCCTGGTCCTGCTGTTCCTGGAGAAGCTGCACGTGAAGAGGAGGGCGCGGAGGTCGTCTGCTTCAAGGGACGTGAGCGAGGCAGAGGTAAAGGAGatgcagagaagaggaaagaagagaaaatgggaggcaCTTTCAGGGAAGCCTTCGGTGTATGAGGCCTTTGTGGATAAGCAAGTTGATTATAGCCTGGCCTCttagctcagagagagagagagagagagagagagagagagagcactgataGTCACCTTAAGCAACGCGATCAAGGTCAGAGCAAGACACGTGCGCCATCTATCAGACAGCCGGACCATCACTACCTGGCAGTCTGAGAACTAAATCCTGCAGTCTTCAAAGCTTCGTTCTTGATACTCCCCTAGCAGGCAGCGTGAGGACTTACCTAAACGCCCCTGCTCTCTCAAGACACCTTCTGCAGCCACCCAAGGGGCCAACGAGatcaaaagaagacaaggaagataaACACAAGAACACTTTGTGATTTCCGGCACTCGAGTCAACTAGCGAGGCAATACAAAGGTGGTTCATTGACTCCTTAGGCTCTGTGTATACGTGACTGTATGTTAGGATACACTTCGGATAGACAGTTAGTGTATACTTAATGTGTAAGTCTCGATGTATtgttattacc
This region includes:
- the LOC135090791 gene encoding probable glutamate receptor, which encodes MASFPYEPYFMMGKKCKKPSHSEPDTDQFQMRCVNQKPRHQLDEETYIGYFIDIFSALSQKLNFTYRIMIPSNKEDLIFGTGRSDNYSGIVGLVALQEADIAMASLSMSQGRLDDIDFSTNIDYYARNLYISANATESNVGWGTYAKVFTAYTWLGTAGVLLVTTCVMWVLNRGERTEVPPDIFTYKDIVFMFFSCLVQQGVPTTPMSLRGRTVFWLFWVSCVVLYAYYTARLTSYLAVSTASPPFTTFKGAVDMYPEWQVGIMKGTPLRTFIEDAKAPIYKLFSARLDENPHLLVNTEEEGVKRLQSEKFAFFTDSPNMRYVFMGSCALKEIPINLFPNFGRLGYMKNLPFAGVFDMQLTRMDDGGILDRLRRRWLGNDTPCEEPSPFTELDFTHTVTAFVILLLGAVSALVLLFLEKLHVKRRARRSSASRDVSEAEVKEMQRRGKKRKWEALSGKPSVYEAFVDKQVDYSLAS